The sequence ATTTCTTGATTTTTATCTGATTGGTTTGCAAAGTTTGAATTAAAAATTAGATATAAATTTTCTGTAAAATTACATTTTTTTGATTGGATGGGTATTATTTCCCTGATCAGCTTTTAAAAATTGACAGAAGAAACATGAATCAAGCATCAAATATTAGTCGTAAATTTGTACCCTTAAAGCATTATTGGTTTATCATGTAATTGAAATTTAAGATGGCATTAATTAAATCGGTGAGGGGATTAACCCCGAAAATTGGAGAAAATTGTTTTTTGGCTGAAAATGCCACTGTTGTCGGAGATGTGGTGATGGGCAATGATTGTAGTGTTTGGTTTAATGCGGTTATCCGTGGAGATGTAAATTCCATCCGTATAGGGAATAAGGTAAATATCCAGGATGGGGCTGTTTTACATTGTTTGTATCAAAAATCAAAAATAGAAATTGGCAATAATGTCTCCATTGGACACAATGTGGTTATTCACGGGGCAACAATCAAAGATAACGTTCTGATCGGCATGGGGGCTATTATATTGGATCATGCTGTGGTAAACGAAAATTCTATTATAGCAGCCGGAGCAGTTGTTCTTGATAGCGCTGTCATTGAGCCTGGAAGTATATATGCAGGGGTGCCTGCTAAAAAAGTAAAAGATATCAATCAGGAACAGATCAGTGAAATGATTAATAAAATAGCCGATAATTACCTGATGTACGCCAGTTGGTTTGATAAATAAGGTCGTTAAACGGTATTTTATATAGATTCGTATAATGTTTGTAGCCAGGGAAAAGAAAAAATCAAACATTGCCGAGTATGTTTTGTATATGTGGCAAATTGAAGATATGATCCGGGCTTGTGGCCTGGATATGGAAAAAATAGACAAGTTCATTGTTTCTCAATACATTCAGCCTCCGGAGACAAAGAAAGAGATTAGAGATTGGTACAGCGGGCTTGTTCAAATGATGCAGTCCGAGCAAATTCAGGAAAAGGGACATTTGCAGTTCCTGAAAAACACGGTGAATGACATGAATGACCTGCACCTGCGTTTATTGAATAATCCGGAAGAAATTAAGTATCACGAGCTGAATGGCTGGGCCAGGGCAAATATAGAAGTTTTAAGGAAAAAATCAGGCAGGGCCGGGATGACCGATATAGAAATTTGCCTGGATGGGCTTTATGGCATGCTTATGCTTAGGCTTCAAAAAAAGACGGTTTCGGTGGAGACTTCTGAGGCAATGTCTACTTTGAGCAACCTCCTTGCTTATCTTTCATTGAAATACCGCAATGTGGAACTAGGAAAGGATGAATGTTAAGCCTGTATTCCCTTCTGCTTTAAGTTAAGCAAGATGATGATGGAAAATATATTCAAGGTGAATCATTGATATTAATTGTTAATTACAAATACATATTTTTTTAGATTTTTATATCTTCTAAAAAATTGTTATTTTTAGTAATTCAATAAGTTTTAGTGTCTCTGCTCTTA comes from Bacteroidota bacterium and encodes:
- a CDS encoding DUF4924 family protein, with the protein product MFVAREKKKSNIAEYVLYMWQIEDMIRACGLDMEKIDKFIVSQYIQPPETKKEIRDWYSGLVQMMQSEQIQEKGHLQFLKNTVNDMNDLHLRLLNNPEEIKYHELNGWARANIEVLRKKSGRAGMTDIEICLDGLYGMLMLRLQKKTVSVETSEAMSTLSNLLAYLSLKYRNVELGKDEC
- a CDS encoding gamma carbonic anhydrase family protein — translated: MALIKSVRGLTPKIGENCFLAENATVVGDVVMGNDCSVWFNAVIRGDVNSIRIGNKVNIQDGAVLHCLYQKSKIEIGNNVSIGHNVVIHGATIKDNVLIGMGAIILDHAVVNENSIIAAGAVVLDSAVIEPGSIYAGVPAKKVKDINQEQISEMINKIADNYLMYASWFDK